A single window of Eucalyptus grandis isolate ANBG69807.140 chromosome 1, ASM1654582v1, whole genome shotgun sequence DNA harbors:
- the LOC104453210 gene encoding protein NODULATION SIGNALING PATHWAY 2: MVMQSGSPPASWPFHNLTTSTINPLGNYSSNFDFQVGDYGMIPSPISDITDDSIVQFGMHTAFDASPGVGCELEDFTMDFEGLEAFLNGDEPENTSEMSDGSFASQKAAAEAWSPTSTLSKSEESNSAGASATTRLPWTLPAKEMEVDNLLSLHHLLKAYCEAGNHEQKELMEVISTRIAEKSSPLGEALERLAFYLFQTPENRSDCLTRESCKNFEAAFFAFYQAFPYGRFAHFAANSALLEAMPDGVETIHIVDFDMGEGIQWPPVIEAVAQRNKTLKLTSLTCDEERRGQDAQLNWNFDDTKRRLHDHARSFGVNLTVDSMNIANLVNELRKRNEGDANKEWMVFNCMVGLPHMGRTTTTRRVNDFFRVAKEFLADRADWFAHTAGIITFGDGNGFEKLKNCSTLGDFFDNLLRRYHSILESMQSDFPPQLSESRIAMEMLFVAPFISSLSWLHRWGEMRNGTDAPVAQGLDRLRIARESVVEAQEMLKGKTSYEVKLGEQGNEMFLEWKGHELARFSSWEYRPKRW; encoded by the coding sequence ATGGTGATGCAATCAGGGTCTCCTCCAGCTTCCTGGCCATTTCACAACCTCACCACTTCGACGATCAACCCACTTGGAAACTATAGCTCCAATTTTGATTTCCAGGTTGGTGATTATGGTATGATCCCTTCGCCGATTAGCGATATTACCGACGATTCGATTGTCCAGTTCGGCATGCATACTGCTTTCGATGCATCGCCAGGAGTCGGGTGTGAGCTTGAGGATTTCACCATGGATTTCGAAGGATTGGAGGCCTTTTTGAATGGTGATGAACCTGAGAACACTTCGGAGATGAGTGACGGGAGTTTTGCTTCGCAAAAAGCGGCGGCGGAGGCATGGAGCCCAACGAGCACTTTGTCAAAGTCGGAAGAGTCTAATTCTGCAGGTGCGTCTGCGACGACACGGTTGCCCTGGACCTTGCCCGCCAAAGAAATGGAGGTTGACAACTTGCTCAGCCTCCATCACCTGCTCAAGGCCTATTGTGAGGCCGGGAATCACGAGCAAAAGGAGCTCATGGAGGTCATCTCGACGCGCATCGCTGAGAAATCGAGCCCTCTGGGCGAGGCGCTGGAGCGGCTTGCCTTCTACTTGTTCCAAACTCCTGAGAACCGGAGCGATTGCTTGACACGCGAGTCGTGCAAGAACTTTGAGGCAGCTTTCTTCGCATTTTACCAGGCGTTTCCCTACGGAAGGTTCGCTCACTTCGCTGCAAACTCAGCCTTACTCGAGGCGATGCCCGATGGGGTAGAGACAATCCATATCGTGGATTTCGATATGGGAGAAGGTATTCAATGGCCACCGGTGATCGAGGCCGTCGCGCAGAGGAACAAAACGTTGAAGCTCACATCATTGACTTGCGACGAAGAGCGTCGTGGTCAAGATGCTCAATTGAACTGGAATTTTGACGATACAAAGAGGCGACTTCACGATCATGCCCGATCGTTTGGCGTAAATTTGACGGTTGATAGCATGAACATTGCGAATCTAGTGAATGagctgaggaagaggaatgaagGAGACGCTAACAAAGAGTGGATGGTCTTCAATTGCATGGTCGGATTGCCCCACATGGGAAGGACTACGACAACTAGAAGAGTGAATGATTTCTTTAGAGTGGCCAAGGAATTTTTGGCCGATCGCGCCGATTGGTTTGCTCATACCGCAGGGATCATAACTTTCGGCGATGGAAACGGATTCGAGAAGCTCAAGAACTGCTCGACCTTGGgggatttttttgacaatttgttaagGCGATACCATTCAATCTTAGAGTCAATGCAGTCCGATTTTCCTCCCCAGCTTTCAGAGTCACGAATTGCCATGGAGATGCTCTTCGTCGCGCCGTTCATCTCGTCTCTCTCGTGGCTCCACAGATGGGGCGAAATGAGAAATGGCACAGACGCCCCGGTTGCGCAAGGCTTAGACCGGCTGCGAATAGCCAGAGAGAGCGTAGTGGAAGCCCAGGAAATGCTGAAAGGTAAGACATCCTATGAGGTGAAGCTTGGAGAACAAGGGAATGAGATGTTCCTGGAATGGAAAGGACATGAACTGGCCAGATTTTCCTCCTGGGAATATAGACCCAAGAGATGGTAG